The Campylobacter ureolyticus ACS-301-V-Sch3b genomic sequence CGATATCAAAAAGCTTTTCCAAACAAAAGAGGCAAGTAAAGATAGCTTTGATATGGATCCAAAAAGACTAGAAGTTATTTTAGAGCAAATTAAAAGAGGTAAAAATATTTCAGATAAAGCAAAAGGTAAAATGGCAAGATCAAATTTAAGACTTGTTGTAAGCATAGCTAAGCGATACACTAACCGTGGACTTCCATTTTTAGATCTTATACAAGAGGGAAATATTGGCTTAATGAAAGCAGTTGATAAATTTGAATATAAAAAAGGTTATAAATTTTCAACGTATGCTACTTGGTGGATAAGACAAGCTATTTCAAGAGCGATTGCTGATCAAGCAAGAACTATAAGAATTCCTATACACATGATAGAGACAATAAATAGGATAAATAAAATAAATAGAAAATATATCCAAGAAGAAGGAAAAGAAGCAGATATTAATGTAATTGCTGAAGAAATTGGCATGAGCATAGATAAGGTAAAGCAAGTTATTAAAATAACAAAAGAGCCAATAAGTCTTGAAGCACCAATTGGAAATGAAGATGATGGAAAATTTGGTGATTTTGTAGAGGATAAAAGCTCACCTTCACCTATAGACAATGTACTAAACGATGATTTAAAAGAACAAATTGATGCAGTCTTAGAACAACTCAATGAAAGAGAAAGAACTGTTATTAGAATGCGTTTTGGGTTGTTAGACGATGAAAGCGATAGAACCTTAGAAGAAATTGGAAAAGCACTTAACATAACAAGAGAAAGAGTTCGCCAAATAGAAAGCTCAGTGATTAAAAAACTAAAACATCCAAAAATTGGAAGAGAGCTTAAAAACTATATAGAAATGAACTTTTCAAAAAATTAAATATATTTAAAAAACACACATGGCTCTTTTAAATAATAATTTTTAAAGAGCCATATTTTTACCCTGATTTTTTATAATGATTTTGGAATTTCTAACAAATTTGAATATATTGTAAAATTTTTAAAATAATATTTTAGCAGTATTATCAACAAACCAAATAAATATATCATTAGCCAATACATGGTAAAATTACCAAAAATTTTAAAATTCGAATAGGCAATAATTAATTAAATATAGTTTTTTAAAACGCTTAAAATTTTATATTTTATTTAATGGATTTTGTGAATAAAATTAGTAAAATAACTCTATATTTAAAAATTTATTTTGAAATACCCTAAATTTATACCACTACATAAAAATCGTTGGATAATAAAGATAAAATTTAAAATTTCATCTTTATTTTTATTGTATTGAATGGGCTATATAACCTGTTTCTTTATATATGGTGATAATGCCATTTTTACTTCCACCATCGCTTATTGTTATATTGCAATCATTGTCCAAAAGCCCATCTACTCCAACCACGCCTGAGAAATTAGAATAAGGTCTTCCTGTCTCATCAAATATTATCTCAGTTGGCCTATCATTTCCACATATAAGACTTACACTTGTTATACCATATTTTCTTTCAAGATTTAGCTCAGGTGAGCCTGTTGGATTTAAGTCTTTACCAGGTGCTTGTGGATTTTTAGCATTTGTATTTCCTGAAGTTATAGAATAACTATTATTATTAAAAGTTATTTTCCATCTATTTCGGTACCAATTAGGATCTTTAGGATCATACTTGTCATCTAACATCGCAAGGTGTTGTGTATATCTTACGTGTGAAGCTACTTGATTAGTTGCTTCAACTAATGTATCTCTATCTACTCTAGGTATGACAGCAACTGCCAAAATACCAACAACAACTATTATCATAATAAGTTCAATCATTGTAAAAGCTTTTTTATAACATTTCATAAAAATCAACCTTTTGTATAAATATTTAAGATTATAGCATATTTTTATAAAAACTTAGATAAAAAGTCTACTCTATCCTATATGTCACATATCCAGTTTCTGCATGTACTGTAATAATAGCTCTTTTATCTGTGCCATCACTTAAAGTTATAGTACAATTGTCTTTTAAATATCTTTGCACGGATTCTTCATAAGTTATTTTTTTATAATTGCCAGTTGTGGCAACTTTTTGCATTGGTCTTCCCACTTCATCAAATGAAATTGATTTATTTCTATTATTGTTTTTAGTTCCTCCCCCGCAGTTTTTGGAAAAACTAATTTCTTTTATACCATATTTTTTCTCTATATTTAAATTTGGATTTCTCTTTGCTTTATCGGAATTTGACATACCGCTCCAACCAGCACTTAAATATCTATTTGGATTATTAGGATCTTTTGCTACTTCGTTTGATGAGTTTAAATTTCCACTTGTTGTTGTATCACTATAAATTTGATAAGCTAGGCAGTTTCCTTGACAGTTATTATTATTTATAGAATAAGCATTTGCAGTAAATTCTATCATCCACCTTTTTTTATGCCAGTTAGGATCATTGGGGTCATACTTATTATCCATCATTGCAAGGTGTTGTGTGTATCTTATGTGTGAAACTATTTGATTTGTTGCTTCAAGCAAAGTATCTCTGTCTATTCTGGGTATAATGGCAACAGATAAAATCCCCACAACCACTATTATCATGATAAGCTCAATCATAGTAAAAGCTTTTTTATAAAACATATATAATCCTATAAAGTAATTTTATATATTGTATCAAAAAATATAAAACTCTGCTTTTAAGACTCCTGTATTCTTTATCTTTATAATATGTTTTGGATTTGTGATTGCCTCACTAGATAGGATAAGACTTGAGCCTCTTTCTATGCCATAAAATTTTAGCCTTAAAGCAAGCTCATCGTCAAAAACTACAATTTTAGTTAAATCTAGTTTTTTTAACTCTTTTGCAAGCTCTTTTGCTATGTCGTATTTATAAATAAAATGTTTTTGTGGATTGTTTTTAAAAAATAAAAAGTATTGAAGCTGATTAAAAACAAGAAATAGCGATGAAAAAGCCAAACTAAAACCTAAAAATAAAGCCAAAATATTATATTTTTTTCTAAATTTTGGAAGCCTAACTCTATAAGAATTAAAAAAAACTCTAATGATTAATGGCACTCCTATAACGCAATATGGCAAAAACTCCTCTAATTCAACCTTTTGCCTAAGAGATAGTATAAGGCTTGCACAAAAAGAGGTTATAACTATAAACCAAAGGATATTTTTCTCCTCTTTTACCCAAATTCTATAAACACAGTAAATAAAAAATAAAAATAAAAGCGGTGAAAAAACAGCTGCATAAACCCCAATAGTATCTAAAAAATAGCTTTTTGGCTTTCCGCTTATATTAAAATCATAAAAAATAAAAGTTAAAATAAAAAGTAAAAATGAAGGTATGAAAAGCTTTTTTTCATTTTTATAAAGCCCGTAAAAAAATACTCCTAAATACAATATATTGAAATATTTATCTATAAAAACTGAAATAATTAAAATAAAAATGGCTAAATTTGTCTTTTTAAGCTCAAATAAATACAAAAATAAAAGCGTAAAAAATATAGAAATGCCTGCCATATTTACTAAAATTGCACTTGTCATAACTCCTGGCAAAAACATATATAAAACTACGCAAAATAGCCTATCAATCTTTCTTTTTAAAAGTCTTTTTGATAACCTATAAAGCAAGATAGAATTTGCTAAACTAATCACTAAAAAAGGAAGCCTTAAAGCATAGTCATTTTGTCCAAAAACTCTACAAGATAAATTTATAATTAAACTTGCTAGATTTGTATCATTATAAAAAATCTTTGCCTCATAATAACTTATACTTAAATTTGAAATCGCATATAGTAAAAAAATAGCATTTATCATAAAGATAAAAGCAAATAAAAAATCTTCATTTTTATAAATTTGATTAAAATTTCTCAATTTAAACTCTTTTTAAGCAGTATTGAAAAAATAAAAGATATAAAAAGCATAAAACTCATAAAAAATAAAAATCCACTCCAACCGGAATTTGTGTAGATAAACCCTGGTAAAAAGCTACCAATAGATCCACCAAGATAATAAAAGCTTACATAAAGTCCGTTTGCAATTCCTTTATGATTTAGATTTATTAAATTTATATATCCAGAGCCGCAAGTGTGCGATAAAAAGTTACCAAAACATATAACAAGCATAGCAAAAAACATAATATAAAAATTATGTGTATGAAGCAAAAATGTTCCTAAAATAAATATCACCACACCACAAATCATACTATTTTTACTACCATTTAAAAATTTATTAATTTTAGCAATATTAAATGATATTATAAGTCCTATAAGCCATCCTGCATACATAATTCCTGTTTTTGAACCGCTATAACTTCCATCTATTTTAACAAGCTCAAATGGTAAAAAATTAAGCACTCCTTGAAAAGAGAAAAATATAAAAAATATATATAAACAAATAAATGCATTTTCTTTTATTAAAAACATATTTTTTATATCACTTATTTTTGGCTTAATTAAATTTGAGCCTTTAGCGCCACTAATTTTTGTAACTAAAAACGATGCGATTAAAAGCAATATTCCAATTACAATAAAAAAAACTCTCCAATTTCCAAAAATATCGTTAAATAATCCAGATAAAAATCTGCCCAAAAATCCACCTAAAATGGTAATTCCTATATAAATACCTATATTTTTACCAACAGAACTTTTTGGTGAGTTTATGGAAATATAACTCATTATCCCAGTCAAAGCAGCTGGAGCTATAAGTCCTTGAAGCCCTCTAATCATCAAAAGAGCTAAATAGCTTGATGAAATTGCAAAAGCAATTTCTAAAATACCAAATATTAAAAAAGCGAAAATAAGTATCTTTTTAATAGCAAATTTTTCTAAAATATATCCATAAAAAATACTTGCAAAGGCAAGAGGAGTTAAAATAGAAGTAGTAAAAAGAGAGGCTTGAAATTTAGAGATATTTAAAATTTCTTCAAACAGTGGCTGCAGTGGCTGGGTGGCATACATAACACAAAGTGTTAATATAGCACACAAATACATCACAAAAAGCTCAAATTTACTCACTTAAAATCCTTAAATTTAACTCCAAATTTTAAAATTTAAATTTTTGATTCAAAGGTATCATTTTCCCAAAAAAACTCTATCCATTCATTAGCTTCTTTTACTGTAAAATCAGGCTTTATCAAAGCTCTTTCTTTAAAAAATAAAGTCGCTATTTTAAACTCAATTTTTGGGTATTTTTTGGTTAAAACTTTATAAATTTCAACCATACTTTCACCGCTATCTATCATATCATCAACTAAAACTACTCTTTTATAACTACTTAAATCAGGCATATTAAAAATTTCAACCTCATCAAGTTTTTTTGTATCATCATAATGAACTGAATTTAGTGCAAATAAATTTCTGCTTTTGAAAATAGTAGCTAAAAAATGTCCAGCTGTTAACCCCCCTCTTGCAATTGCAACAAAAGCATCAGGCTTAAAATTTTCATTAATTTTTTTTGCTAAATCTCTTATATCTTTATCAAATTCTTCATAACTGTAATAAACCATATTTTTTCCTATTTTATAATAAATGACAACAAGCTAATAAAAGCAAGAGTTAAAATTCCGATATTTATAGGCTCTCTCTTTACCAACTTTACAAAAAAGTAAGCTACAAATCCAAATGCCAAACCTGTTGTTATAGAATAAGTCAAAGGCATTAATATAACTATAAAAAACGCCGCAACCGCTGTAGCTTGGTCACTAAAATCTATTTTTGATAATTCACTAAACATCAAAACCCCAACCATAACCAATACTGGATAAATAGCATTTGGCGGAATTGCTTTAAAAAGTGGCAGCATGAATAAAGTTAAAATAAAAAACATTCCAGTAAATACCGCAGTCAAACCAGTTCTTCCACCTTCTTCCACACCACTTGCACTCTCAGCAAAAGCCGTTGTTGTGCTTGTTCCTAAAAATGAACTTGTAGTTGAACCAAGAGCATCAACCACCAAAGTTTTTTCAAATTTTTTCATACCATTTTTATCATCAAAAAGTCTTGCTCTATTTCCAACACCTGAAAGTGTTCCAAGTGAGTCAAAAAGCTGAGTTATAAAAAATGTAATTATTGCTGGAAGTAAAGCTAAGCTTAAAGCACTTTTTATATCAAGCTCTAAAAATATAGGAGTAATCGAACTTGGAAGTGAAAAAAAGCTAGTTGGATAAGGTGAAATTTTAAAAACCCAAGCAATTATTGAGGTTGTTAAAACAGCTATTATAAAGGCTCCTTTTACTCTTAATGCCCAAAAGCAAATCACCATTAAAAGTCCTAAAAGCCCAATTAAAGTATTTGTATCGTGGAAATTTCCTAAAGTTACAAGTGTTGCATCACTATGAACTATTATACCCATTTGCTTAAGTCCAACAAAACTTATAAAAGCTCCTATTCCAGCACTAATTGCAAGTCTTAAATCTTTTGGAATACTTTTTAAAATCCAAACTCTAAACTGAGTAAAAGATAAAATTAAAAATATAAATCCACTTATAAAAACAACCCCCAAAGCTGTTTGCCAAGGAATTTTCATGCCCATTACAAGTCCAAAAGTAAAATAAGCATTAAGCCCCATTCCAACACTCATTGCAATTGGTGTATTTGCAATAATTCCATTTAAAACAGTTGCAAAAATTGTTATTAAAGCTGTTGCTGTGATGAGTGCTTCCATAGGCATTCCAGCATTGCTCATAATTATTGCATTTACAGGAACTATATACATCATAGTTAAAAAAGTTGTAAATCCAGCGCCAAACTCGGTTTTAACGCTAGTTTGATTTTCTTTTAGTTTGAAAAAATCCATTAATAAACCTTTATTTCATTATATAAACTATCTCTTTCAACAGGAATAAGCCCAGAGGTTTTAATAAGCTCTATAAAATCTCCAACTTGAGTGCCTTTATCGCTACTTGCACCAGCGCTACTTTGAATGCTTTCTTTTTCTATAGT encodes the following:
- a CDS encoding phosphoribosyltransferase, with the translated sequence MVYYSYEEFDKDIRDLAKKINENFKPDAFVAIARGGLTAGHFLATIFKSRNLFALNSVHYDDTKKLDEVEIFNMPDLSSYKRVVLVDDMIDSGESMVEIYKVLTKKYPKIEFKIATLFFKERALIKPDFTVKEANEWIEFFWENDTFESKI
- a CDS encoding MFS transporter, which encodes MSKFELFVMYLCAILTLCVMYATQPLQPLFEEILNISKFQASLFTTSILTPLAFASIFYGYILEKFAIKKILIFAFLIFGILEIAFAISSSYLALLMIRGLQGLIAPAALTGIMSYISINSPKSSVGKNIGIYIGITILGGFLGRFLSGLFNDIFGNWRVFFIVIGILLLIASFLVTKISGAKGSNLIKPKISDIKNMFLIKENAFICLYIFFIFFSFQGVLNFLPFELVKIDGSYSGSKTGIMYAGWLIGLIISFNIAKINKFLNGSKNSMICGVVIFILGTFLLHTHNFYIMFFAMLVICFGNFLSHTCGSGYINLINLNHKGIANGLYVSFYYLGGSIGSFLPGFIYTNSGWSGFLFFMSFMLFISFIFSILLKKSLN
- a CDS encoding Tfp pilus assembly protein FimT/FimU; this encodes MFYKKAFTMIELIMIIVVVGILSVAIIPRIDRDTLLEATNQIVSHIRYTQHLAMMDNKYDPNDPNWHKKRWMIEFTANAYSINNNNCQGNCLAYQIYSDTTTSGNLNSSNEVAKDPNNPNRYLSAGWSGMSNSDKAKRNPNLNIEKKYGIKEISFSKNCGGGTKNNNRNKSISFDEVGRPMQKVATTGNYKKITYEESVQRYLKDNCTITLSDGTDKRAIITVHAETGYVTYRIE
- a CDS encoding glycosyltransferase family 39 protein, with amino-acid sequence MRNFNQIYKNEDFLFAFIFMINAIFLLYAISNLSISYYEAKIFYNDTNLASLIINLSCRVFGQNDYALRLPFLVISLANSILLYRLSKRLLKRKIDRLFCVVLYMFLPGVMTSAILVNMAGISIFFTLLFLYLFELKKTNLAIFILIISVFIDKYFNILYLGVFFYGLYKNEKKLFIPSFLLFILTFIFYDFNISGKPKSYFLDTIGVYAAVFSPLLFLFFIYCVYRIWVKEEKNILWFIVITSFCASLILSLRQKVELEEFLPYCVIGVPLIIRVFFNSYRVRLPKFRKKYNILALFLGFSLAFSSLFLVFNQLQYFLFFKNNPQKHFIYKYDIAKELAKELKKLDLTKIVVFDDELALRLKFYGIERGSSLILSSEAITNPKHIIKIKNTGVLKAEFYIF
- a CDS encoding NCS2 family permease, with amino-acid sequence MDFFKLKENQTSVKTEFGAGFTTFLTMMYIVPVNAIIMSNAGMPMEALITATALITIFATVLNGIIANTPIAMSVGMGLNAYFTFGLVMGMKIPWQTALGVVFISGFIFLILSFTQFRVWILKSIPKDLRLAISAGIGAFISFVGLKQMGIIVHSDATLVTLGNFHDTNTLIGLLGLLMVICFWALRVKGAFIIAVLTTSIIAWVFKISPYPTSFFSLPSSITPIFLELDIKSALSLALLPAIITFFITQLFDSLGTLSGVGNRARLFDDKNGMKKFEKTLVVDALGSTTSSFLGTSTTTAFAESASGVEEGGRTGLTAVFTGMFFILTLFMLPLFKAIPPNAIYPVLVMVGVLMFSELSKIDFSDQATAVAAFFIVILMPLTYSITTGLAFGFVAYFFVKLVKREPINIGILTLAFISLLSFIIK
- a CDS encoding Tfp pilus assembly protein FimT/FimU; its protein translation is MKCYKKAFTMIELIMIIVVVGILAVAVIPRVDRDTLVEATNQVASHVRYTQHLAMLDDKYDPKDPNWYRNRWKITFNNNSYSITSGNTNAKNPQAPGKDLNPTGSPELNLERKYGITSVSLICGNDRPTEIIFDETGRPYSNFSGVVGVDGLLDNDCNITISDGGSKNGIITIYKETGYIAHSIQ